The following is a genomic window from Chloroflexota bacterium.
AGCGCGAGTCCAGGTGGTAGAGGCGGGCAACCTGGTACGGCAGCGGTTGATCCTGAACCTGTCCGCTACTTATGTGACAGTCAGCCTTGGCTTAAGCCAGTGGGAAGAGGCGCTTCCCACCGTCTCGGGGAAGGTCGGTCGCATAAGATAGCCAGAGATTCCTGAGCGCATCGTCTCTGCCTAGTATGTGGAGACATTCATCTCCTCCATACGTCCGGTTACGGTGAAGACCACCCGCTCGCAGATATTGGTCACGCGATCAGCGATGCGTTCCAGATTGTGGGCCACCCAGAGTAGATGAGTAGCCCTACTGATTGTCCGAGGATCCTGCAGCATATAGGTTAGTAGCTCCCGGTAAACCTGATTATAGAGAGCATCTACCTCATCATCCTCGCTGCTGATCTGCTTGGCTGCCTCCACATCTCTGTTCAGAAAAGCATCCAGACTGCGGCGCAGCATCTGGCGCGCCTTCTCGGACATGCGAGGGATATCGATCAACGGCTTGAGTAGCGGTTCATCACCCATCATGACCACGATCTTGCCGATGCCCTCGGCGTGGTCGGCCATCCGCTCCAATTCGACGATGATGTTCATCACTGCGGCGATGACTCTTAAGTCGGTAGCCATCGGCTGCTGGGTAGCGATAAGGAGAAGGCAATTTTCCTCGATCTCGAAGCGCTTCTTATTTATTTCGGCATCATCTTTAATGACCTGCTTGGCCATCTCCACATCGCGCCTCTTGAGGGCTTCAACTGACCGATCGATAGCCTTATCCACCATGCTGCCCAGCACGAGGAGGTCATCCTGAAGACCCTGTAATTGTCGCTCAAATGCTTCTCTCGGCATAGCTATCCCTCCTGAATCAGCCGATCCGGCCGGTGATATAGGCTTCGGTACGCCTATCCCTCGGAGCGGTGAATATTTGTCTTGTCTCACCGTATTCGACCATCTCTCCAGCGCGATCAGTGTCCATCATAAATACTCCGGTGTAGTCTGAAACACGAGCGGCTTGCTGCATGTTGTGCGTTACGATGACCACTGTGTAATCTTTGCTGAGCTCGTGCATCAGCTCCTCGATCTTGAGGGTAGCGATGGGGTCAAGGGCTGAACAAGGCTCATCCATCAAAATTGCTTCTGGTTCCACGGCCAGCACCCTGGCGATGCATAATCGTTGTTGCTGTCCTCCGGAGAGGATGAGGGCCGACTTGTGCAATTTATCCTTGACTTCATCCCAGAGGGCAGCCCGTCTCAAGCTTCTTTCGACGATATCCACTAACTCCCCAGGTCGGTGGTGACCATGCATGCGGGGACCGAAGGCCACGTTATCGAAGACGGATTTAGGGAAGGGGTTCGGCCGCTGGAAAACCATACCTACCCTTTTACGCACGGCCACCATATCCACACGAGGATCATAGATGTCCTGCCCATCAAGCCACACCTCTCCCTCGATCTTAATCCCGGGGATAATATCATTCATACGGTTAAGCGTCCTCAGGAAAGTGGACTTGCCACACCCTGATGGACCGATAACGGCTGTAATGCGTCGTTCCCAAATGGGCAGATTGATATCCTTAAGGGCTTGAAAATACCCATAATAGAAATCGAGGCTCTTTACCTCCATCTTTTTCTTAAGAGATTTATTACCTTCTCTAGGAGCTGTCAGTACTCCCTGAAAGGACCTATTCAACTGCATTCGATTCGTCCTCTTCTCCGTCGTAAAGATTATCAGGCTGCTGTAATCCGTTTATAGGCATAACGTCCCAGAAACCTGGCCAGGAGGGTGAAGGTGAGCAGAGCGATCACTAGTATAGCCGCTGAGCCATCGGCGATGCGCTCTTTATCGGATACCAGGGCTTCGGAGTTGATGTACCAGATATGTACAGCTAAGGTTTCTCCTGGCCGAAATGGGTTGGGGTCCAAGGGACGGCCTGGCATTACACTGGCGGTGTAGATGAGCGCGGCTGCCTCCCCGAAAGCTCGCCCTGCGGTAAGGATGGCCCCAGTGACCAGCCCCGGCAGGGCTGATGGCAAAAGCACCTCCCGAATAGTCTGCCACTGGGTGGTTCCCAAGGCCAAGCTCCCCTCCTTCAAGAAGACTGGCACACTCTTAATGGCCTCCTCGCTCACCCGCACCATTACCGGTAAGTTTAGAAGGGCGAGGGCCAACGCCCCTCCCATCAGGGTGAACCCCCAGCCAGTGAGATTGACGAAGACCAGCAGTCCGAACAGCCCAATGATGATGGAGGGCATGCTGGCCAATGCCTCAGTGCAGAAACGGATGGTTTCAGTCAACCAGCCCGTTCCGGCGTACTCGGCCATATAGAGTCCGGCTCCTAAACCGATGGGTACGGTGATAAGCATAGACAGAACCACCAAATAAATGGAATTGAATAGCTGTGGTCCTACACCACCTCCGGCGCTTATCTCGCTGGAGGGGGCCGTCAAGAAATGCCAGGACAATACTGGTATTCCCTGCCAGAGGATATAACCTATGAGCCAGAGCAAGATGCCCATAATGACCACGGCTACCAGGTATAACCCGATCGTCGCCAGGCGATCAATAGTGCGTGCACTCATTATACCATTATCCTCCGGACGAACAGTCTGATCGTCAGGATCAAGAGGAAAGAGATGAGTAATAATAACAGGGCCATAGACCACAGGGCGTCGCTCCAGACGGAGCCGGGCACGGCATTGCCCATATCCATGGTGATGATGCTGGTCAGCGTGGAAGCCGGCTCGAAGATAGAATGAGGCAGACGGGGAGAGTTGCCGATAACCATCTGCACGGCCAACGCCTCACCGATAGCCCGTCCTATCCCCAGGATGATGGCCGTCAGGATGCCAGGCAGGGCGGCTGGAACGAGTACATGCCAAATCATTTGCCAGCGGGTAGCACCTATGGCCAGACTCGCCTCCTTTAAAGCGATGGGTAATCTACGGAGGCTATCAGTAGCAATGCTTGTAACGGTGGGCAGGATCATCACCGCCAGTACCAGTCCTCCTGCAAGCAGGCTGAAGCCAACGCCTCCGAAGTGCTGGCGGATGAGTGGTACCAAGACGGTGAGTCCGATCCAACCATAAACCACTGAAGGGATGCCTACAAAGAGCTCGATAGCTGGTTGCAGGAGGCGGGTGCCCCAGCCGGGGGCTATCTCCGTCATAAAGATGGCCGCCCCCACGCTCAGAGGTGTGGCCATAAGAATGGCCAGGGCCGTGACGCTCATGGAACCGAAGATGAAGACGAAGGCACCGACCACATCGTGGTCCGGTCGCCAATCACTGCTGGCGAGAAAGGTCAAGGGACTGGCCCTACCCATGACGAAAATGGCCAGTCCATTAGAGCCGATAAAGTAGAACAGGGCGATGATGATGAGGATAAGCAACAAGGCGCAGAGCGTAAATAGAACCTGGCTGACAGCCGCGCTGGTTCGACGTTCGAGTCTGAATAGGCTGGCAGCCGTGCCCTGTTCTCCTTTTTCCCTAGTGGCTATACCTTTGTTCACTAGACCAATCCTATGTTCACTCTCATTCTGACCTTTGTACCTTCATATCCACTATAGGGATGTACTTGAGCTTGGGGACGATCCCTCGTTGTACCTCCTCGGAGAGGATGTAGTCCAGGAAAGCCTTGGTTGCTCCTTTCGGTTCGCCTTTAGTATACATATGCTCGTAGGACCAGATGGGGTACTTACCGCTGGTGATGTTCGCGGCGTTCGCCTCCACCCCATCGAACTTCAGGGGCTTGACTGAGCTGTCCAGATAAGCCAGTCCATCAACGCTGATGGCCCCTGGGGTCTGGGCCACGGCCTGTTTAACCGCTCCTGACGAGTCTTGCGTGAGGGCGATGCCTGAAGCCTCCTCTTTGCCATTGAGCGCTTCTTTCTTGAAGACGGCCCGCGTGCCTGAGGCCATGGGGCGTAGAACGAGCACGATCTTTTGGTCAGGGCCGCCTACCTCTTTCCAATTGGTAATCTTGCCGGTGAATACGTCTACTACCTGCTGGCGTGTGAGGTTATCCACCGTGAGTCCCGGGTGGACGATCGTAACGAAACCGACTACACATACCTTGTGATCTACTAACTCCTTGGGATCAATATCCCTGCTGGCTGTGGCAGGAACATCGGAATCGCCGATATCTACCGCTCCACTGGCCACCTGGGTGAGGCCAGTGAAACTACCTCCACCACTTACGTTAACGTTTACCCCTGGATATTTTTGCATAAAGCGCTCAGCCGCCTCTTTTGCGAGAGGCAGTAGAGCCGTTGAGCCGGCCGCGGTGACGCGACCAGAGAGTTTTTCCCCTGTTGGTTGTGTCTGGGGTCCACACCCGCCGGCTATGAGGAGTAGTCCGATGACGGTCAGTCCGACAATGGCAGCTGTTAGTGACTTAAATTTCATTGTTTTCCTCCTTTAGGATACATCATTTTGATCTCAGCCACAATCACTGTAGCACACCGTTGTTAACGCTTGTTTAAGTCTGGGTTAAAGCTCTGTAAACATTTTGTACGGTCATTGCTAGAAATATTCGGTCATTTAGAGACTTGCGCTCTTTAGCTGTCTGGCGAACTGCTCTGGGAGTCCATGCTCCTTGATGGCCATAGCCACGACATCGACGGCGTACAGAACCCGCCTGAATTCCGCCTCGATTCCTGAGGCGGAGAGCTCCAGGAGGACGTAGCCTGCCCGCGTATCGCCGTCCTTGGGCTTACCCACGCTACCAGCATTGATGAAAAGGACCCGACCCACCTGTTTCTGGTAAGGCAGATGGGTGTGGCCGAAAAGGAGAACATCAGCCTGCGCGCTCTGGGCTATTCGCTCCAGGGTGGCTTGGGGTCGATCAGCGTAGACATATTCGTTCAGTTTACGGGGGCTACCGTGGACGAGGAGGAAGCTTTTCCCTTCAGCCTCAAGGCGGATCTCCTTTGGCAAGCTGCGCAGGTAGGACTTATTCTTCTCAGTGGTATGAACCTTCGTCCACTCCAGGGAGATCCTGCCCAGCCGTTCCAACTCTGGGTCTCGGTAGACGCAGCCACAGTCAGCGCGCTCAAAACCGACCCCGTCATCATAGTTTCCCAGGATGGTAGGGATATCCTCCTGGCGAAGGAAGCCTATCACTTCGTTGGGGAAGGGTGCATAGCCTACCAAATCTCCCAGGCAAAATATCTTAGCAGGCTTCTCCCTGGTTATAGCGGCCAGGACCGCCTCGAGAGCATAGATATTGGCGTGGATGTCGCTAAAGATGGCGATTTTCATCGTGCACCCCCTTTCTTTTTAGAGATAGCATAGCATAAATGAATTAACATCTATTTTAAGAATCATCAATAGAAAGTAAAATTTCCTTTAACGTTTGATTAAAGCGGGGGCTCTAAGGACAGGGGCGAGACGCTGCCAAGGTCAGCACGCCTTAAGTGACCTTGACTTCCTCTCCGTGGTGGCTTAAGATAATGGCAATACTACGAACATCTCCCCTTTCGTCCTTAAGACACGAAGGGGTTTTTGTTATCGCTCACTGAGGGGAGGATGTCCTATGATAGGGCAGGCAGCAGCGGCCGAAACGGAAATGCCTAAGGTTTATAACCACCGCCTGGTGGAGGAGAGGCTTTATGAGTTTTGGGAAAAGAGCGGCTACTTTACGCCGCAGATTGACTGGACGAAGAAGCCGTTCACCATTGTCATTCCTCCTCCAAATGTAACGGGCGAGCTCCACCATGGTCACGCTATGTTCATATCCTTCCAGGATTTGATGATTCGCTGGCGCCGAATGCAGGGATATCCCACACTCTGGCTACCTGGCGTCGATCACGCCGGAATTGCGACGCAGAACGTGGTCGAAGCGGAGCTAGCTAAGGAGGGATTGACCCGGCAAGATTTGGGTCGCGAGAGGTTTGTAGAGCAGGTATGGCAATGGAAGGAGAGGTACGGGAACATAATCACCCATCAACTGCGCCGTCTGGGTGCCTCCTGCGACTGGACGCGGGAGCGTTTTACTCTCGATGAGGGGCTTTCACGCGCCGTACGTGAAGCCTTCGTCCGCCTCTACAACAAAGGACTTATTTATAGAGGGAAATATATCATCAACTGGTGTCCACGCTGCGGGACGACCCTCTCTGACCTAGAGGTAGAGCACACTGAGAGGAGTGGTAACCTTTACTTTGTGCGCTATCCCCTGAGCGATGCCAGCGGCGGAGGGGAGGGGTATATAACCGTAGCGACTACTCGTCCCGAGACGATCCTTGGGGATACAGCGGTGGCCGTAAATCCGCAGGACCAGCGCTATGCCTCACTGATTGGTCGCTCGGCCATCCTTCCCATCGTTGGCCGTGTTATCCCCATCATCGCCGATGCCGCGGTGGAGCCGAACTTTGGTACGGGGGCAGTAAAGGTGACCCCAGCCCACGACCCGACCGACTATGAGATCGGCCTTAGGCACCATCTACCGGCGGTCAATGTGATGAACCCGGATGCGACAATGAATGAAAATGCCGGCAGGTATGCCAGACTTGATCGCTATGCCTGTCGGGAGGCGATCCTGGACGACCTGCAATCAGAGGGGTTCCTGGTTAAGGTCGAGGACTATACCTACGCTGTTGGCCGTTGCTACCGTTGTCGTACGGTCATTGAGCCCCTCATCTCAGAGCAATGGTTCGTGCGCATTAAGCCCCTGGCTGAACCAGCCATCAAGGTTGTGCAAGAGGGACGCATTCGTTTTATTCCGGAGCGATTCAGTAAGATCTATTTCAATTGGATGGAGAACATTCGCGATTGGTGTATCTCACGACAGCTCTGGTGGGGGCACCGTATCCCGGTTTGGTACTGCCAGGATTGTGGACAGATCAATGTCAGCACCGAGACGCCGAAGTCGTGTTCTCGTTGTGAGGGCGAATCTTTAGTTCAGGACGCGGATGTCCTTGATACCTGGTTCAGCTCGGCGCTCTGGCCCTTCAGTACACTTGGCTGGCCTGATGATACGGAGGATCTACGTTACTTCTATCCCACAGATGTTATGGAAACCGGCTATGACATCATCTTCTTCTGGGTAGCGCGGATGATAATGATGGGGCTGGAGTGCACAGGGGAGATACCCTTCCGGGATGTCTACATTCATGGCCTGTTGCGTGATGAAAAGGGGGAGAAGATGAGCAAGTCCAAGGGGAATGTAGCTGATCCCCTGGATGTGATCAACAGGTACGGGGCCGATGCCCTGCGTTTCAGCATCATCACCGGTAGTAGCCCGGGTAATGATATGAAGCTCTCTCCAGAGAAGCTGGAAGCCGCTCGCAACTTTGCCAATAAGATCTGGAATGCGGCCCGCTTTGTGGTTAGCACAAGCCCAGTGGGCAATTATGACCAGGTAAAATCACCCTCAGTTGGCCAGGAGTTAGCCGATCGCTGGATTCTCAGTCGCAGCAATTACGTGATCGCTGAGGCAACTCGTCTGATGGGGGAATATCAATTTGGTGAGGCTGGACGTCTGCTTAATGAATTCTTCTGGGGCGAGTTCTGCGATTGGTACATCGAGATCTCCAAGATTAGGCTCTATGGTACCGATGCCGTTGAGAGACGGATGGCCCAGAGCGTGCTGGGCAGTGTATTAGACACAGCCCTCCGTTTGCTTCATCCCTTCATGCCTTTTGTCACGGAGGCGATATGGCAACATCTGCCCCAGCGGAGTGATAGCCTGATGGTCTCTCCCTGGCCACAGCCAGGGGAGCGTGACCTGGAGGCGGAAAGGAAAATGGCCGTAATCATCAGTGTTGTGCGAGCGATTCGAAACGCCAGGGCTGAGTTCCAGATTGAGCCAGCACGCTATATCCCGGCTATCCTCGTAGCCGCTGAACAGCAGGGGCTGTTGACAGAGCAAAGTAAGATCATTACCAGTCTGGCTAGGGTCCGACCCCTTCAGGTAGCGCTGCTGTTACATGAAAGGCCGCAGAATAGCTTGCGCCTGCTAGCCGGAGGGGTGGAGATTTACCTGCCGGTGGAGGGCGTAATTGACCTGGCCGAGGAATGGCGGCGCCTAGAAAGGGAAAAAGAGACGGTCCAACAAGGGATAGCTCGCCTTGAAGAACGCTTAGCCAACGAGGATTTCCGAACGAGAGCGCCGGCCGACGTTGTCGAGAAGGAACAGGTCAAGCTGGATACCCAACGGGAGAAACTAATCAAGTTGCAGGGATGGCTGACCACCCTGGCCGAACAATAAGCCTGTTTATGAAATACCATGTCTGGACCATCGGTTGTCAAATGAATAAGGCCGACTCCGAGCGCATGGCCGCGGCCCTCGAGGAGCTTGGCCTGGAACCGATAGCGGAAATAGAGAGGGCTGATGTCATTGTATTGAACTCCTGTTGTGTTCGCCAGAGCGCTGAAGAGCGTGTCTGGAGTAAGTTAGGATCGCTTAAACCGCTCAAGCGGAAACATCCGCAGAAGATTATTGCTCTGATGGGCTGCGTAGTGGGGCCGGATATAAGCGATCTGCGGCGGAGGTGGCCAGATGTAGATGTCTTTCTGCGTCCCTCTGCGGTCGAGCCGCTTGTGGAAATCGTGCGTGACCGTCTACCCTCTAAGTCTCCAGAACCTCTGGCAAAAGCTCACCTTGCCCCGTTGCCGCTCCCCTGGGCTCCAGAACAGTGTCCTGAGGCCAGCTTGCAATATCCCACAGTGAGCCGCGCCACGCCGTCTGCGGTAGGCCGGCCAACCCGCTGGGTAGCGGTCATCTATGGTTGCGACAAATTTTGCACTTATTGTATCGTTCCTTATCGGCGAGGACGAGAACGGAGTCGGCCACCAGCGGAGATCATAGACGAAGTAAAAAAGATGGTGGCGGAGAGGGCGCGTGAGGTTACTCTGCTGGGGCAGAATGTTGATAGCTATGGGCATGACCTGCCTGGAAAGACGGACCTGGCCGACCTCCTGGCGAACCTGAATGGAATAGAGGGGCTTTGGCGCATCCGTTTTTTGACCTCGCACCCGAAGGATATGACCGCTAAGCTCATTCAGGCGATGGCCATCCTGCCCAAGGTGTGCGAACACCTTAACCTGCCTGTCCAGAGCGGTGATGACCGCATCCTCAGAGCTATGGGACGTGGCTACACGGTGGCCATGTACCGTGAGCTGGTCGCCCGTATCGGAGAGGCCATCCCTGGTATCAGCCTATCCACCGATGTCATCGTCGGTTTCCCCACGGAGAGCGAGGAGGAGTTTCAAAATACCTACAACCTGCTCCAGGAGCTACGCTTCGACGTTGTGCACGTGGCCATGTACTCGCCCCGTCCAGGCACGAAAGCAGCCAAGATGCCCGACGATGTGCCCAAAGTGGTGAAGAAGGCACGCTTAGCGGCGGTGGAGGAGTTACAGGAGAGGATCGCTGCGGAGCGGAATGCGGCCCTGCTTGGCCAGGTTGTGGAAGTTCTGGTAGAGGGAAGGGAAAAGGGCAAATGGCAGGGCCGCACTCGGACGAACAAGCTTGTTTTCTTCCAGGATGAGCGTGACTGGCTTGGTCAGATGGCTATGGTGCGGGTAGAGAAGACGAGCGCCTGGTCTCTTCAGGGATCAGTAGCTGTAAACAATGCGCACCCTGGCCGTAATGGTTAATTCCCCAGGTAGAATCGGAGTACCGCCCATCCCCTCAGCACCCTTAGCATAAGGGAGAGGCATTGGCCCACCCCCGTACTCCTCGGTCACTGATTGCACGTCCTTTATCTTCACCCCCAAGGCTGAGGCGATGGCTTCGGCCTTTGGCCTGGCTGCCTTCACCGCCGCCTCCAGAGCAGCCTGTCTCAGCTTACTATCATCCTTAATAGCAAAGCGGACGTTGCCGCCAGTATTTGCCCCGGCCCCTATAGCGGCAT
Proteins encoded in this region:
- the pstB gene encoding phosphate ABC transporter ATP-binding protein PstB, whose product is MEVKSLDFYYGYFQALKDINLPIWERRITAVIGPSGCGKSTFLRTLNRMNDIIPGIKIEGEVWLDGQDIYDPRVDMVAVRKRVGMVFQRPNPFPKSVFDNVAFGPRMHGHHRPGELVDIVERSLRRAALWDEVKDKLHKSALILSGGQQQRLCIARVLAVEPEAILMDEPCSALDPIATLKIEELMHELSKDYTVVIVTHNMQQAARVSDYTGVFMMDTDRAGEMVEYGETRQIFTAPRDRRTEAYITGRIG
- the pstC gene encoding phosphate ABC transporter permease subunit PstC, whose product is MNKGIATREKGEQGTAASLFRLERRTSAAVSQVLFTLCALLLILIIIALFYFIGSNGLAIFVMGRASPLTFLASSDWRPDHDVVGAFVFIFGSMSVTALAILMATPLSVGAAIFMTEIAPGWGTRLLQPAIELFVGIPSVVYGWIGLTVLVPLIRQHFGGVGFSLLAGGLVLAVMILPTVTSIATDSLRRLPIALKEASLAIGATRWQMIWHVLVPAALPGILTAIILGIGRAIGEALAVQMVIGNSPRLPHSIFEPASTLTSIITMDMGNAVPGSVWSDALWSMALLLLLISFLLILTIRLFVRRIMV
- a CDS encoding valine--tRNA ligase, which gives rise to MIGQAAAAETEMPKVYNHRLVEERLYEFWEKSGYFTPQIDWTKKPFTIVIPPPNVTGELHHGHAMFISFQDLMIRWRRMQGYPTLWLPGVDHAGIATQNVVEAELAKEGLTRQDLGRERFVEQVWQWKERYGNIITHQLRRLGASCDWTRERFTLDEGLSRAVREAFVRLYNKGLIYRGKYIINWCPRCGTTLSDLEVEHTERSGNLYFVRYPLSDASGGGEGYITVATTRPETILGDTAVAVNPQDQRYASLIGRSAILPIVGRVIPIIADAAVEPNFGTGAVKVTPAHDPTDYEIGLRHHLPAVNVMNPDATMNENAGRYARLDRYACREAILDDLQSEGFLVKVEDYTYAVGRCYRCRTVIEPLISEQWFVRIKPLAEPAIKVVQEGRIRFIPERFSKIYFNWMENIRDWCISRQLWWGHRIPVWYCQDCGQINVSTETPKSCSRCEGESLVQDADVLDTWFSSALWPFSTLGWPDDTEDLRYFYPTDVMETGYDIIFFWVARMIMMGLECTGEIPFRDVYIHGLLRDEKGEKMSKSKGNVADPLDVINRYGADALRFSIITGSSPGNDMKLSPEKLEAARNFANKIWNAARFVVSTSPVGNYDQVKSPSVGQELADRWILSRSNYVIAEATRLMGEYQFGEAGRLLNEFFWGEFCDWYIEISKIRLYGTDAVERRMAQSVLGSVLDTALRLLHPFMPFVTEAIWQHLPQRSDSLMVSPWPQPGERDLEAERKMAVIISVVRAIRNARAEFQIEPARYIPAILVAAEQQGLLTEQSKIITSLARVRPLQVALLLHERPQNSLRLLAGGVEIYLPVEGVIDLAEEWRRLEREKETVQQGIARLEERLANEDFRTRAPADVVEKEQVKLDTQREKLIKLQGWLTTLAEQ
- the pstA gene encoding phosphate ABC transporter permease PstA — encoded protein: MSARTIDRLATIGLYLVAVVIMGILLWLIGYILWQGIPVLSWHFLTAPSSEISAGGGVGPQLFNSIYLVVLSMLITVPIGLGAGLYMAEYAGTGWLTETIRFCTEALASMPSIIIGLFGLLVFVNLTGWGFTLMGGALALALLNLPVMVRVSEEAIKSVPVFLKEGSLALGTTQWQTIREVLLPSALPGLVTGAILTAGRAFGEAAALIYTASVMPGRPLDPNPFRPGETLAVHIWYINSEALVSDKERIADGSAAILVIALLTFTLLARFLGRYAYKRITAA
- the phoU gene encoding phosphate signaling complex protein PhoU — encoded protein: MPREAFERQLQGLQDDLLVLGSMVDKAIDRSVEALKRRDVEMAKQVIKDDAEINKKRFEIEENCLLLIATQQPMATDLRVIAAVMNIIVELERMADHAEGIGKIVVMMGDEPLLKPLIDIPRMSEKARQMLRRSLDAFLNRDVEAAKQISSEDDEVDALYNQVYRELLTYMLQDPRTISRATHLLWVAHNLERIADRVTNICERVVFTVTGRMEEMNVSTY
- a CDS encoding metallophosphatase family protein encodes the protein MKIAIFSDIHANIYALEAVLAAITREKPAKIFCLGDLVGYAPFPNEVIGFLRQEDIPTILGNYDDGVGFERADCGCVYRDPELERLGRISLEWTKVHTTEKNKSYLRSLPKEIRLEAEGKSFLLVHGSPRKLNEYVYADRPQATLERIAQSAQADVLLFGHTHLPYQKQVGRVLFINAGSVGKPKDGDTRAGYVLLELSASGIEAEFRRVLYAVDVVAMAIKEHGLPEQFARQLKSASL
- the miaB gene encoding tRNA (N6-isopentenyl adenosine(37)-C2)-methylthiotransferase MiaB, with product MKYHVWTIGCQMNKADSERMAAALEELGLEPIAEIERADVIVLNSCCVRQSAEERVWSKLGSLKPLKRKHPQKIIALMGCVVGPDISDLRRRWPDVDVFLRPSAVEPLVEIVRDRLPSKSPEPLAKAHLAPLPLPWAPEQCPEASLQYPTVSRATPSAVGRPTRWVAVIYGCDKFCTYCIVPYRRGRERSRPPAEIIDEVKKMVAERAREVTLLGQNVDSYGHDLPGKTDLADLLANLNGIEGLWRIRFLTSHPKDMTAKLIQAMAILPKVCEHLNLPVQSGDDRILRAMGRGYTVAMYRELVARIGEAIPGISLSTDVIVGFPTESEEEFQNTYNLLQELRFDVVHVAMYSPRPGTKAAKMPDDVPKVVKKARLAAVEELQERIAAERNAALLGQVVEVLVEGREKGKWQGRTRTNKLVFFQDERDWLGQMAMVRVEKTSAWSLQGSVAVNNAHPGRNG
- a CDS encoding phosphate ABC transporter substrate-binding protein, with the translated sequence MKFKSLTAAIVGLTVIGLLLIAGGCGPQTQPTGEKLSGRVTAAGSTALLPLAKEAAERFMQKYPGVNVNVSGGGSFTGLTQVASGAVDIGDSDVPATASRDIDPKELVDHKVCVVGFVTIVHPGLTVDNLTRQQVVDVFTGKITNWKEVGGPDQKIVLVLRPMASGTRAVFKKEALNGKEEASGIALTQDSSGAVKQAVAQTPGAISVDGLAYLDSSVKPLKFDGVEANAANITSGKYPIWSYEHMYTKGEPKGATKAFLDYILSEEVQRGIVPKLKYIPIVDMKVQRSE